From Scytonema millei VB511283, the proteins below share one genomic window:
- a CDS encoding lipopolysaccharide biosynthesis protein, which produces MPILSAILSRLPQKLSNRFVRNLSWLGSAEIISRIFRLGLTVILARFLTPYDYGLAAIVSTVNEFMRVFMEVGVSAKIIQCDRQELDTICNSGYWLNWSIFTGLFFAQCLIAFPIAWFYRDRLTREIDLIIPICIAGIPYLMWPFAAIQSSLIVRENRLKVCAIATVVRNLASYILSALFAIRGWGIWAFVLPWVLVTPLEIIIYRKSYAWHPTAKFTTKAWRSILDFGKNICGVQFLKALRNNLDYLIIGRFLGIKELGIYFFGFNAGLGISLSIVTAINTAILPHLCKAKANMLELSQSYYSALKIISLIIFPLVILQSSLAYWYVPIVFGHQWIVAIPVLVLICLSAIPRPFADAASQLLVAVGKPNLDLYWNLAFTTVFALSLLIGVHWQVIGVAAAVLIVHMLFLPVFTIWTNRHVLRQS; this is translated from the coding sequence ATGCCTATCCTATCAGCTATTTTATCTAGGCTGCCTCAAAAACTTTCCAATCGATTCGTTCGTAATCTTAGCTGGTTAGGTTCGGCAGAAATTATTTCGCGGATTTTTCGCCTCGGATTGACAGTAATTTTAGCTCGTTTTTTAACTCCTTATGACTACGGCTTAGCAGCAATTGTGTCTACAGTCAATGAGTTTATGCGAGTTTTTATGGAGGTCGGGGTAAGTGCTAAAATTATTCAATGCGATCGCCAAGAATTAGATACTATTTGTAACTCTGGTTATTGGTTAAACTGGAGCATCTTTACAGGTTTGTTTTTTGCTCAGTGCCTAATTGCTTTTCCTATTGCTTGGTTTTATCGCGATCGCCTGACTCGCGAAATCGATTTAATTATCCCCATCTGTATTGCTGGTATACCCTATCTCATGTGGCCTTTTGCCGCTATCCAGTCTTCCTTAATCGTTCGCGAAAATCGACTTAAAGTGTGCGCGATCGCTACTGTTGTGAGAAATCTCGCTAGTTATATATTATCTGCCCTATTTGCTATTCGCGGCTGGGGAATTTGGGCGTTCGTTTTACCTTGGGTTTTGGTGACACCGCTAGAAATTATTATTTATCGTAAAAGTTACGCTTGGCATCCTACTGCTAAATTTACGACAAAAGCTTGGCGATCGATTTTAGATTTTGGTAAAAATATCTGTGGCGTGCAATTTCTCAAGGCGCTGAGAAATAACTTAGATTATTTAATAATTGGTAGGTTTTTAGGTATTAAAGAATTAGGAATTTATTTTTTTGGGTTCAATGCTGGATTGGGAATTAGCCTGAGTATAGTTACAGCAATCAATACAGCAATTTTGCCACATTTATGTAAAGCTAAAGCTAACATGTTGGAGTTAAGTCAATCTTATTACAGCGCGCTTAAAATTATTAGTCTAATTATCTTTCCCTTAGTGATTCTACAGTCTAGCCTAGCTTATTGGTATGTACCAATTGTTTTTGGTCATCAGTGGATTGTTGCTATTCCCGTGCTGGTATTAATTTGCTTGTCAGCAATTCCCAGACCCTTCGCCGATGCTGCTTCGCAATTATTAGTAGCTGTAGGCAAACCCAATTTAGATTTATATTGGAATCTAGCTTTTACGACTGTGTTTGCTCTCTCTTTATTAATTGGAGTCCATTGGCAGGTTATTGGCGTTGCAGCAGCAGTTTTAATCGTTCACATGCTCTTCCTTCCCGTGTTTACGATTTGGACAAACCGCCATGTATTGCGCCAATCGTAG
- a CDS encoding O-antigen ligase family protein, whose product MSVKPQNFEEKLVWYTIILTYPIYFLGAQLVWIPTLGFLLAGCVFKRWWFQTKDTPESEKISIPLSVWIWIVGMLFIELTIFMSHMEFDLGIPKFVFTTVNNWARSWALMALFPLAGCLKIRPQVIYRAACILCLQSLILATICYLMYLLRIPSFSYVSPLVAFRGSASFYTVNLYDVGGDFGEARQFRLRLFANFANNLGIIGNIYFFLSSQEANKKWRWLGTIGGAAMVVGSGSRSTIVCLVAVPIASWLLTNFGWYIQLIVGLFSVVIGMIAPQLIELMQTAWDRAISGIRRSSEVVRKRLAEVTMNRWMEAPIWGHGVVEEKGPKYTEHMPIGTHNHWPDLFYLHGVVGFLAFTFAIVWGFVELTLKARKSAIAKTALNIYLVLLIATAAVDIQLASYLYWQGLILTGIAFKEDVPIFADRQTRTLSFKS is encoded by the coding sequence ATGAGCGTTAAACCTCAAAATTTTGAGGAGAAATTGGTCTGGTATACCATAATTCTGACGTATCCCATTTATTTTCTGGGAGCGCAACTCGTTTGGATTCCAACTTTAGGATTTCTCTTGGCAGGGTGTGTTTTTAAAAGATGGTGGTTCCAAACAAAAGACACACCAGAGTCAGAAAAGATTAGCATTCCGCTATCTGTGTGGATATGGATTGTTGGCATGTTATTCATAGAGCTAACAATCTTTATGTCCCATATGGAATTCGATCTAGGGATACCAAAGTTTGTTTTTACCACGGTCAACAACTGGGCGCGAAGTTGGGCTTTAATGGCATTATTTCCCCTAGCAGGATGCCTAAAAATTCGTCCACAAGTGATTTATCGAGCTGCTTGTATTCTTTGCTTGCAAAGCTTGATTTTAGCGACGATCTGTTACCTAATGTATTTATTGCGTATACCGAGCTTTTCTTATGTTTCTCCCCTAGTTGCATTTCGCGGTTCTGCCAGCTTTTATACTGTTAATTTATATGATGTTGGTGGAGACTTTGGTGAAGCTCGACAATTTCGTTTGCGTTTGTTTGCTAACTTTGCGAATAATTTAGGTATTATTGGGAATATTTATTTCTTTTTATCCAGTCAAGAAGCCAATAAAAAATGGCGTTGGCTTGGCACGATCGGAGGTGCGGCAATGGTCGTAGGTTCTGGCTCGCGATCGACAATTGTTTGTCTGGTTGCCGTGCCGATCGCCTCTTGGTTGTTGACTAATTTTGGTTGGTACATTCAACTGATCGTAGGTTTATTCAGTGTTGTGATAGGCATGATTGCACCTCAACTGATCGAGCTAATGCAAACAGCTTGGGATCGAGCGATTAGTGGCATTCGCCGTAGTTCTGAAGTTGTCAGAAAACGCCTAGCTGAAGTGACGATGAACCGTTGGATGGAAGCACCAATTTGGGGTCATGGAGTTGTAGAAGAGAAAGGACCAAAATATACAGAACATATGCCGATCGGCACTCACAATCATTGGCCCGATCTATTTTATTTGCATGGAGTTGTAGGTTTTCTTGCCTTTACATTTGCGATCGTCTGGGGTTTTGTCGAGCTAACTCTGAAAGCTAGGAAAAGCGCGATCGCTAAAACTGCGTTAAATATTTATTTGGTCTTACTGATTGCAACAGCTGCTGTGGATATTCAGTTGGCATCCTATCTTTATTGGCAAGGGTTAATTCTCACGGGAATAGCTTTTAAGGAAGACGTACCAATTTTTGCCGATCGCCAAACAAGAACCCTCTCATTTAAGAGTTAA
- a CDS encoding glycosyltransferase family 39 protein — translation MLLQRTSLERIRASNFKSYLPIVLTLVIGIFLRFFLLQDKSLWLDEGASLYYSDGTSIQAIISTIVTTDTGDRFQPFYYLVLHFWRQIFGSSEFAVRSLSALLGIGTIVVLCTTAWQLYGRKHALWLTLFLSFSAYGVYYSQQTRAYTLLLFLASLQLYFLSQILPQKNVRGTAIAQVLFCITTAIGLFCSIFIGIYTLALCVAHFLVSRNIKRWLQWWLPVAIACVPAAIFYLASPVATDPTKVHVTPSNQSVIQNIAFVFYGLLVGETYGPPIEQMRGGDRLQLVFSYLPVLLLFVLVAGIIFIGLVRGLKARSPEYKQYRPIDRFFLITFSAAFIIALAFAIVTKFNWLPRHSFYIYIPLAFLLPIALRLSSSSKKKNWQHLYRWAFIVLLLLNLYANYNYYFEPRYQRENYREIAQYLSKNNSQDSKSVLLYGVPYLLPYYGDTLTIDGLGLDTTKLAAEVSRVTENANTAIIAISDQAFWEKKRNFDLESSMAKSYKLESHLPLTNFDIYHYVKK, via the coding sequence ATGTTGTTACAAAGAACGTCACTAGAACGCATTAGAGCCTCTAATTTTAAGTCTTATCTCCCGATCGTCTTAACTCTTGTAATCGGCATCTTTCTACGATTTTTCCTTTTGCAAGATAAGAGCTTATGGCTAGATGAAGGTGCTAGTTTATATTATTCTGACGGCACGAGCATTCAAGCTATTATTTCCACAATTGTGACTACAGATACTGGCGATCGCTTTCAGCCATTTTACTATTTAGTCTTACATTTCTGGCGACAAATCTTTGGTAGTAGCGAGTTTGCTGTCCGCTCCCTTTCTGCTTTATTAGGAATTGGCACGATCGTTGTTTTGTGTACTACTGCATGGCAACTTTACGGTAGGAAACATGCTCTATGGTTGACGCTCTTTCTATCGTTTAGTGCTTACGGAGTTTATTACAGCCAGCAAACGAGAGCGTATACTTTACTCTTATTTTTAGCATCTCTGCAATTATATTTTCTCAGCCAAATCTTACCGCAAAAAAATGTTAGAGGTACGGCGATCGCACAGGTGCTATTTTGTATAACTACAGCGATCGGTCTTTTTTGTAGCATTTTTATTGGAATTTATACCCTTGCTCTGTGTGTCGCTCACTTCCTCGTTTCTAGAAATATTAAGCGCTGGCTGCAATGGTGGCTACCTGTAGCAATTGCCTGTGTACCTGCGGCAATATTTTATCTAGCTTCCCCCGTAGCTACCGATCCGACAAAAGTTCACGTCACGCCATCAAATCAGTCAGTTATTCAGAATATAGCTTTTGTTTTCTATGGCTTATTAGTTGGAGAAACCTATGGTCCACCAATCGAACAGATGCGTGGTGGCGATCGCCTGCAACTCGTTTTCAGCTATTTGCCTGTTCTCTTACTATTTGTATTAGTTGCTGGCATTATTTTTATCGGACTTGTCAGAGGCTTAAAAGCGCGATCGCCAGAATATAAACAATATCGTCCAATCGACAGGTTTTTTCTGATTACCTTTTCAGCAGCTTTTATTATCGCACTTGCCTTTGCAATTGTGACGAAATTTAATTGGCTCCCTCGCCATTCTTTTTATATTTATATTCCTCTAGCGTTTCTATTACCAATCGCGCTTAGACTTAGTTCTTCTAGTAAAAAAAAGAACTGGCAACATTTGTATCGATGGGCGTTTATTGTGTTACTACTACTCAATTTATATGCCAACTACAACTATTATTTTGAACCCAGATATCAGCGGGAAAACTACCGTGAAATTGCCCAATATCTGAGTAAGAACAATAGCCAAGATAGCAAATCCGTGCTTCTGTACGGCGTGCCTTACTTGCTACCTTATTATGGCGATACTCTAACAATAGACGGCTTAGGACTAGACACAACTAAATTAGCAGCAGAAGTCAGTCGCGTTACTGAAAACGCAAACACGGCAATTATTGCCATTAGCGACCAAGCTTTTTGGGAAAAGAAAAGAAATTTTGATTTAGAAAGCTCAATGGCTAAATCTTACAAACTAGAGTCTCATCTGCCACTGACTAATTTTGATATCTATCATTACGTGAAGAAGTAG
- a CDS encoding RsmB/NOP family class I SAM-dependent RNA methyltransferase, which translates to MDKPSNLLLKLSRRLFDDSTAQEQFIQALTQPQSFPTCIIWCRQKPESLPFTVTTATTWQPDFIDCVSPGEKPGQFPLHEDGYYYCLDFSSVFAASTLLAISQPIATILDMCAAPGGKGIFAWKALQPELLISNEVIGKRLGMLISNLKRCQISPTAVTNLDPQMWSQRLPHTCSLAIVDAPCTGQSLLAKGDKALGCFHPALINKNASRQKRIIANSAQVVAPQGYLAYMTCTYSIEENEQVCEWFLARFPQFQPVEISHLARYKSHLTTIPCYRLFPQDGMGAGAFTALFQNQENMNQTSLNKQLLNLEMLQQQQIFPKFIN; encoded by the coding sequence GTGGATAAGCCTTCAAATTTGTTACTTAAGCTCAGTCGGCGTTTATTTGACGATTCAACAGCACAAGAGCAATTTATTCAAGCCTTAACTCAGCCGCAATCTTTTCCTACCTGCATTATTTGGTGTCGGCAAAAGCCTGAATCTTTACCATTTACAGTAACAACTGCAACTACATGGCAACCTGATTTTATAGATTGCGTATCACCTGGTGAAAAACCAGGACAGTTTCCTTTACATGAGGACGGTTATTACTATTGCTTAGATTTTTCCTCAGTATTTGCTGCTTCAACCTTGCTAGCTATCTCTCAACCCATTGCAACTATTTTGGATATGTGTGCTGCACCAGGAGGAAAAGGAATTTTCGCTTGGAAAGCATTACAGCCAGAATTACTGATAAGTAATGAAGTTATTGGCAAGCGTTTGGGAATGCTAATTTCTAATTTAAAACGTTGTCAAATTAGTCCTACTGCTGTCACCAATCTCGATCCGCAGATGTGGAGCCAGCGCCTACCTCATACTTGTAGTCTTGCAATTGTTGATGCTCCTTGTACCGGACAATCTTTGTTAGCTAAAGGTGATAAAGCATTAGGATGTTTTCATCCGGCTTTAATTAATAAAAACGCTAGCAGGCAAAAAAGAATTATTGCTAACTCGGCTCAAGTTGTTGCTCCTCAAGGCTATCTCGCCTACATGACTTGTACTTATTCAATCGAAGAAAACGAGCAAGTGTGTGAGTGGTTTTTGGCTAGATTTCCGCAATTTCAGCCTGTTGAAATTTCTCATTTAGCGCGTTATAAATCTCATTTAACCACCATTCCTTGTTATCGTCTATTCCCTCAAGATGGTATGGGGGCAGGAGCTTTCACTGCCTTGTTTCAAAATCAGGAAAACATGAATCAAACATCATTAAATAAACAACTATTAAATTTAGAGATGCTGCAACAACAGCAAATTTTCCCTAAATTTATTAACTAA
- a CDS encoding glycosyltransferase family 2 protein yields the protein MKLVTIIIPVYQVEKYIAKTINSVLAQTYKNFELLIIDDGSTDRSYEICQQFTDPRIQIIRQPNQGVAAARNTGIRQAQGDYVALLDGDDLWVPHKLEKHVEHLDKSPNVGLSFSRSAFIDEADKPLSIYQMSKLTDITPLDLLCRTPIGNGSVPVIRKELLEAIKFVEPGSGEVSYFNCDRSLHPSEDVECWLRMMLKTDWQIEGLAEALTLYRVNPKGFSAQLYKKLSSWETMLETARAYTSPEMMAEWEKPAMAYQLRHLARRAVTLSAGSTAVEFSHKALSTYRSILFEEPRRTVMTLAAAYLLWLLPNSTYHQIQSLALQITGSNQKRRILQEVKE from the coding sequence ATGAAATTAGTTACTATCATCATTCCCGTTTATCAAGTCGAAAAATACATTGCAAAGACAATAAACTCTGTATTAGCACAGACATACAAAAATTTTGAATTATTGATTATTGACGATGGTTCGACCGATCGCAGTTATGAAATTTGCCAACAGTTTACCGATCCTCGAATTCAAATCATTCGCCAGCCAAATCAAGGGGTTGCAGCAGCTCGAAACACGGGAATTCGTCAGGCTCAAGGTGATTACGTAGCGCTTTTAGACGGAGACGATCTTTGGGTTCCCCACAAGCTAGAAAAACATGTCGAACATCTAGATAAATCGCCAAACGTGGGACTCAGTTTTAGTCGTTCGGCTTTTATTGACGAAGCAGACAAACCTTTGAGTATTTATCAAATGTCCAAATTAACAGATATTACACCCCTCGATCTGTTGTGTCGTACGCCAATTGGTAATGGCTCAGTTCCCGTAATTCGTAAAGAATTGTTAGAAGCAATTAAGTTTGTCGAGCCTGGATCGGGAGAAGTCTCTTATTTCAATTGCGATCGCAGCTTACACCCATCAGAAGATGTAGAATGTTGGCTGCGCATGATGCTAAAAACAGACTGGCAAATTGAGGGATTAGCAGAAGCTTTAACTTTGTACCGCGTGAATCCAAAAGGATTTTCTGCCCAATTGTATAAGAAACTTAGCTCTTGGGAAACTATGTTAGAGACAGCACGCGCCTACACCTCACCAGAGATGATGGCTGAGTGGGAAAAACCAGCTATGGCTTATCAACTCCGGCATTTAGCACGTCGAGCTGTCACTTTATCCGCAGGCTCCACTGCCGTCGAATTTTCTCACAAAGCTCTATCTACATATAGGTCAATTTTATTTGAGGAACCACGGCGAACGGTAATGACTTTAGCAGCCGCTTATTTGCTGTGGCTATTGCCTAATTCTACTTATCACCAGATCCAATCTCTAGCACTTCAGATAACAGGCTCGAATCAAAAAAGGAGAATTCTTCAAGAAGTGAAAGAATAG
- a CDS encoding glycosyltransferase family 2 protein, with the protein MPTISVIVPAYNSQNTILETIASIQKQTFTDFELIVIDDGSSDRTLELIQTVRDPRLKVVSYENGGVSVARNRGISLSTSEYITFIDADDLWTPDKLELQFAALQQHPAAGVAYSWTCFMDRQGKFFHDDRPIYFEGNVYAELLKTNFLLSGSNPLIRRTALADVGEFDPTLTHAEEWDLYLRLAAKYDFVVVPKTQIFYRQTAGSASAKIEVMEKDAIRVIDRAFQVAPAQLQFLKSQSLANLYRYLSHLYLTKIPGATAAGVAWQKLQMAIQLQPRILLNRKVQTLLVKLLLIQLLSPKLANHLLQKIARIRANYIQDNSVA; encoded by the coding sequence ATGCCTACAATCTCAGTTATTGTGCCTGCATACAATTCCCAAAATACGATTCTAGAAACAATTGCCTCGATTCAAAAACAAACTTTTACAGATTTTGAGTTAATCGTTATTGACGATGGGTCTAGCGATCGCACGCTCGAATTAATCCAAACCGTTCGAGACCCTCGACTGAAAGTAGTTTCCTATGAAAATGGTGGCGTATCAGTTGCCCGCAATCGCGGTATTTCTTTATCTACCAGCGAATATATCACCTTTATCGATGCTGACGATCTGTGGACACCAGATAAATTAGAACTTCAATTCGCAGCATTACAGCAACATCCAGCCGCAGGAGTTGCTTATAGTTGGACGTGTTTTATGGATCGGCAAGGCAAGTTTTTTCATGACGATCGCCCCATATATTTCGAGGGTAATGTCTATGCAGAATTATTAAAAACTAATTTTCTCTTAAGCGGTTCAAATCCTTTGATTCGCCGAACTGCTTTAGCAGATGTTGGCGAATTCGATCCAACCCTAACCCATGCAGAAGAATGGGATTTGTATCTCCGTTTAGCAGCTAAGTATGATTTTGTAGTCGTTCCTAAAACTCAAATTTTTTACCGTCAAACCGCTGGTTCAGCTTCTGCCAAAATTGAGGTGATGGAGAAAGATGCAATTCGAGTTATCGACCGAGCATTTCAAGTGGCTCCGGCTCAGTTACAATTTCTGAAAAGTCAAAGCTTGGCTAATCTTTATCGCTATTTATCCCACTTATATTTAACTAAAATTCCGGGTGCAACAGCAGCGGGAGTGGCTTGGCAAAAATTACAAATGGCTATTCAGTTACAACCTCGAATATTATTGAATAGAAAAGTCCAAACACTACTCGTAAAATTACTGCTGATTCAACTACTATCGCCTAAACTTGCTAATCATTTACTTCAGAAGATCGCTCGAATTCGCGCTAACTACATTCAAGATAATTCTGTAGCATAA
- a CDS encoding glycosyltransferase family 2 protein, with protein sequence MKKVSVVIAVFRCEKYISATVQSVLDQTYKNLEILIIDDESPDRCVEICQQFTDPRIQIIRQRNRGLAGARNTGIRHAKGEYIAFLDGDDLWLPQKLEKHIEHLNNFPHVGVSFSRSALIDETGHRLGTYLMPQLDNISPECLLCDNPVGNGSAAVLRRETLDAIAFTDYRHETPEKFPEIFYFDERFRQAEDVECWLRIAIQTQWQFAGIPEALTLYRVNSGGLSANLLKQLEYLEQVIEKTRSYAPEFISEWEKPAKAYHMRYLARSAVRLKAGAIAVKLMHRALATHWGILLSDPRRTLMTLAAAYLLWLLPTSIYRQIEALAAQSMGAWQKNRIHRDREIEVGS encoded by the coding sequence ATGAAAAAAGTTTCTGTGGTAATTGCAGTTTTCCGTTGTGAGAAGTATATCAGTGCCACAGTCCAGTCGGTGTTAGACCAAACATACAAAAATCTAGAGATCCTGATAATTGATGATGAGTCTCCAGATCGATGTGTAGAAATTTGTCAGCAATTTACCGATCCCAGAATTCAGATTATTCGCCAACGCAACCGAGGCTTGGCTGGTGCGAGAAACACGGGTATTCGTCATGCTAAAGGAGAGTATATTGCTTTTTTAGACGGAGACGATTTATGGTTGCCGCAAAAGTTAGAGAAACATATCGAGCATTTAAACAACTTTCCTCATGTGGGAGTGAGTTTCAGTCGTTCGGCTTTAATTGATGAAACGGGGCATCGCTTGGGGACTTATCTCATGCCGCAGCTAGACAATATTTCCCCAGAGTGCCTGCTGTGCGATAATCCTGTAGGTAATGGTTCGGCGGCGGTGTTGCGCCGAGAAACTCTCGATGCGATCGCTTTTACCGATTATCGTCACGAAACTCCAGAAAAATTCCCAGAAATATTTTATTTTGACGAGCGCTTTCGCCAAGCAGAAGATGTTGAATGTTGGCTGCGGATTGCGATCCAAACTCAGTGGCAATTTGCTGGCATTCCCGAAGCTCTTACTTTGTATCGCGTCAACTCTGGCGGACTCTCAGCCAATCTGCTCAAGCAACTAGAATATCTAGAACAAGTTATCGAAAAAACCCGCTCCTACGCACCAGAATTTATTTCTGAATGGGAAAAACCTGCCAAAGCGTATCACATGCGTTATTTGGCTCGTAGTGCCGTCCGTCTCAAAGCGGGTGCGATCGCTGTAAAGCTCATGCATCGCGCTCTAGCAACTCACTGGGGTATTCTGTTGTCAGATCCCCGTCGCACGCTGATGACACTGGCTGCTGCTTATCTGTTATGGCTGCTCCCTACCTCGATTTATCGTCAGATTGAGGCTTTGGCAGCTCAATCAATGGGAGCTTGGCAAAAAAACCGCATCCACCGCGATCGAGAAATAGAAGTTGGAAGCTAA
- a CDS encoding GumC family protein yields MTESVTISRPFPKSRLQQVHWSPYLLIGILANAAIWCSALAYLKLKAPTYTSGWAVNVPGTAAQARVSLPEIGQTSLDSSSPYSISTQDPRQNYKFLAESDAVIQIAATQMDISPQEFGKPKVKIGDSTSIIEFQMTGDNPEEARDKSYALYRAIQARVNELRVQEFIQRDASFQTALSSSQRKLEMAQKRLSDYKAISGLNSSDQLKALSDNIEALRKQRAEIVAQQQQSNSRLQQLAANLNLSEQDAANAFVLQTDQVFQQNLKNYSEASADLVTLSAKFLPDHPTIVAEQNKRDAAAQAMLVRSESLLGRPVSQDLIQQLNLNTSNGSARESLFQALVDAQAENRGLQSQAKETEQQILQLENRLRTLSQKETTLEALRRELQVSEAVFSSTLANLDIIRSNAFGSYPLLQIVAEPNLPKSPSSPKRMFILLGATGGSLFVSAGILAFWLRQRRMTMLELEHKTQHRIVEG; encoded by the coding sequence ATGACTGAATCCGTGACAATTTCTCGCCCGTTTCCCAAGTCAAGACTACAGCAAGTTCATTGGTCTCCCTATCTACTCATTGGTATATTGGCTAATGCTGCCATTTGGTGTTCGGCTTTAGCGTATTTAAAGCTTAAAGCTCCAACCTACACCAGTGGATGGGCTGTTAACGTGCCAGGAACTGCCGCTCAAGCTAGAGTATCCCTTCCAGAGATCGGACAGACTTCTTTAGATAGCTCCTCGCCCTACAGCATTAGTACTCAAGATCCCAGGCAGAATTATAAATTTCTCGCAGAAAGCGATGCCGTAATTCAGATTGCTGCCACTCAAATGGATATATCTCCTCAAGAGTTTGGCAAACCTAAAGTCAAGATCGGCGACAGCACTAGCATCATCGAATTTCAAATGACAGGAGACAATCCTGAAGAAGCACGGGATAAATCCTACGCTCTTTACAGAGCGATTCAGGCTAGAGTCAACGAACTCAGAGTCCAAGAATTCATTCAACGCGATGCCAGTTTCCAAACTGCTTTAAGTTCTTCCCAGCGCAAGCTAGAAATGGCTCAAAAGCGGCTCTCTGACTACAAAGCCATCTCTGGCTTGAACTCTAGCGATCAGCTCAAAGCTCTCTCTGACAACATCGAAGCCTTACGCAAACAACGAGCCGAAATTGTCGCTCAACAACAACAATCGAATTCTCGTTTGCAACAACTAGCAGCTAATTTAAATCTCTCGGAACAGGATGCTGCTAATGCCTTCGTGTTACAAACAGATCAAGTATTTCAGCAAAACTTAAAAAATTACAGTGAAGCCAGTGCCGATTTGGTGACTCTGAGCGCTAAATTTTTACCCGATCATCCCACGATTGTTGCAGAGCAAAACAAGCGCGACGCAGCAGCTCAAGCAATGCTTGTCCGCAGTGAGTCGTTACTCGGACGACCAGTCAGCCAAGATCTCATTCAACAACTCAACCTTAATACCAGTAACGGTTCGGCGCGAGAAAGCCTCTTCCAAGCGCTCGTCGATGCTCAAGCTGAGAATCGCGGCTTGCAATCTCAAGCCAAAGAAACCGAACAGCAAATCTTGCAATTAGAAAACCGCCTCCGTACTTTATCGCAAAAAGAAACGACTTTAGAAGCTCTCAGGCGTGAATTACAGGTATCTGAAGCAGTGTTCTCTTCTACGCTTGCCAACTTAGATATCATTAGGTCAAATGCCTTTGGTTCCTATCCTTTACTACAAATTGTGGCAGAACCGAACTTACCAAAATCTCCGAGTTCGCCGAAAAGGATGTTTATTTTACTTGGTGCAACTGGCGGTTCTCTATTTGTCAGCGCAGGTATACTCGCATTCTGGCTGCGACAAAGACGGATGACGATGCTGGAACTAGAACATAAAACCCAGCATCGGATTGTGGAGGGGTAA
- a CDS encoding glycoside hydrolase family 16 protein, with the protein MQQNLRLRSWKDKVLLVFSALMMACCPTAALADPPAGNWQLKFSDDFNGSGLDTGKWTPCFYWAPNGCTNGGAGDLQWFSPNNVSVGGGILRLRAERKPSNGLNYTSGMIASHDKFAFQYGYVEFRAKVPKGNGFWPTLWLLSQNKNWPPEIDVAEFVGSNTNNVHMTIHYKNGSGAHESSSGWWGGIDFSGGYHTYGLLWEADKLVWYVDGVERRRYTNSGNIPDEAMYVTATLALGKAWTNSPPDNSTPLPNNLEIDHIKVWQRN; encoded by the coding sequence ATGCAACAAAACCTTCGGTTGCGTAGCTGGAAGGATAAGGTTTTGCTGGTTTTTAGTGCCTTGATGATGGCGTGTTGCCCCACAGCAGCACTAGCCGATCCTCCTGCTGGTAACTGGCAACTCAAGTTTAGTGATGACTTCAACGGTTCTGGATTAGATACTGGTAAGTGGACTCCCTGTTTTTATTGGGCTCCCAATGGCTGTACGAATGGCGGTGCTGGCGATTTGCAATGGTTTAGCCCGAATAATGTATCAGTAGGAGGTGGAATCTTACGTTTGCGTGCAGAGCGAAAGCCGTCTAACGGTTTAAACTACACTTCTGGAATGATTGCATCTCACGATAAGTTTGCTTTTCAGTACGGTTACGTGGAGTTTCGCGCTAAAGTGCCTAAAGGCAATGGCTTCTGGCCCACATTATGGTTGTTGTCACAAAATAAAAACTGGCCCCCAGAAATAGATGTTGCCGAATTCGTAGGTTCTAATACAAACAACGTCCACATGACGATCCACTATAAAAACGGTAGTGGCGCTCACGAATCATCATCTGGCTGGTGGGGTGGAATTGATTTTTCTGGCGGCTATCATACCTATGGCTTGTTATGGGAAGCAGATAAACTGGTTTGGTACGTAGATGGTGTCGAACGACGACGTTATACCAATAGTGGTAATATTCCCGACGAAGCAATGTACGTTACAGCAACTCTTGCTCTCGGCAAAGCGTGGACGAATAGCCCTCCCGACAACTCTACGCCTTTACCAAACAATCTAGAAATCGACCATATTAAGGTTTGGCAACGCAATTAG